Part of the Mauremys reevesii isolate NIE-2019 linkage group 20, ASM1616193v1, whole genome shotgun sequence genome is shown below.
cagagggtgaagaaggcccaggacaaggggaaaatGGCTTTAGGACCCTTGCCCAGcatagaggagcctttccagaggTGGCCAAGGTCAAAAGGTGGGCTCTGAACCAAGAGACCCCGAATCACAGCCCTCCAGACTGGGCTGGGAAAGAACCCCATCCCAGTTTaaaccccaggggtattggggtggaaAAAGGACACAGGCCACATAAGCCTTCCCACCTGCAGACTATTGGTGCCCTCGAGCACACCCGACCTAAAGGCGGGTGTGAAACTGGAAAGGCCTGGTGTAATTCTCccccaggaagggggggagggggatgctggggcgtCCATGGGAATGTAGGtaggttcgaacttccccaggtcactggctaaagtgaccctgctcagttcggtctcgaagaggggagagatgtgacgaactgggaatgttcttaatgttttctctgaatactgtgttggtgcctcagtttcccctattcagttcttaagtatccaggtggtgggataagggtgtgtggttgctgcagagcaaagggccagtgcacctaaatgcctgacactctgtctcctagcaactgatggcctgggcccctcctctgcaaaggtgccaactgaggTGTTggagaaagggacctaggggttacggtggcttctgcagaaagggacctaggggttacggtggacgaaaagctgaatatgagtcaacagtgtgcccttgttgccaagaaggctaatggcattttgggttgtataagtaggggcatttccagcagatcgagggatgtgatcattcccctctattcagcactggtgaggcctcacctggagtactgtgtccagttttgggccccacactacgagaaggatgtggataaattggagagagtccagcagagggcaacaaaaatgattagggggctggagcacatgacttatgaggagaggctgagggaactgggattgtttagtctgcagaagagaagaatgaggggggatttgatagctactttcaactacctgaaagggggttccaaagaggatggatctagactgttctcagtggtagaagatgacagaacaaggagtaatggtctcaagttgcagagggggaggtttaagttggacattaggaaaaactttttcactagtagggtggtgaagcactggaatgggttacctagggaggtggtggaatctccttccttggaggtttttaaggtcaggcttgacaaagccctggctgggatgatttagttgggtttggtcctgctttgagcagggggttggactagatgacctcctgaggtcccttccaaccctgagattctatgattctatgagacaaagaggtcaggtgacgtCCTGGCCCAGGGAAAGAGACACAGCCCAGAGAGgaagggctggagggggtttggcaGTCTTAGAAGCTGGCTGGAAAATAGAGAGGGATGCCCCGATGGGGCTTGGGCTCCCCAACGgagctgtggcctccctggggccccagatggacctaactaaagggggacctgttgtctgtacctgttttggactgtgatCCTAttgtctaaataaacctgttttactggctggctgagagtcatggtgaatcgcaggaagccgggggtgcagggccttgtgtccccccacactccatgacacctGTGTAATAGTTACCGTGGTGCCTTGGGACGGGACGGCAACTAAGGTGGTCCCCATGAGCCCTATGGGAATACTGAGAAAGGGAAGCCCTTGCTGGGAACCACTGGGTGATAGATGGGGAGGATGGAATGGTGCAAATTGGACAATAATTCAGTTAAGTTATTGTTTGCCTCTCCCCAATGGCCAGGGAGGAGCAGACTCAATGGCCTGTTGCCAGTGGTGGATGATTTGGTGTGATGTACATGGGATATGGGGTGTTCTGCTGGGAATGAACACAATTCCGCAATATAACACTTGGGAGTGTAAGTGCACCTGCATCTAGCACAATTACACATATTTACACACAAGTCCCATCaggactttggtgcacaaatggatctgtggaactcattgctgtgACCAATCGAACCAGTGCATACTACCAAATTCCATACCACGTCATCAAGCTGGTTTGAACAATACCCCACTACATTGCATTGTCTacacttcggacttctggtcttttgctctctgtctgcgtgacaagaaccaggggagagggtgaagggaaaccCTCTAACAGGTCtgaataaatggtcagctttcacaatggagagaggtaaatagtggtgtccccacgggtctgtactgggcccagcactattcaacttattcataaatgatctggaaaaggaggtaaactgtgaggtggcaaaatttgcagatgatacaaaactactcaagatatttaagtccagagcagactgcgaagagttacaaagggatctcacaaaactgggtgactgggctacaaaatggcagatgaaaatcaatgtagataaatgcaaagtaatgcacattggaaaacataaccagctatacatataaaatgatggggtctaaattggctgttaccactcaagaaagagatcttggagtcactgtagatagtcctctgaaaacatccactcaatgtgcagcagcagtcaaaaaagctaacaatgctgggaatcattaagaaagggatagataataagacagaaaatatcataatgtctctatataaatctatgttacgcccacatcttgaatactgtgtgcagatgtggtggccccatctcagaaaagatatattggaattggaaaagttacagaaaagggcaacaaaaatgattaggggtatggaacagcttccatatgaggagagattaataaaactgggagttttcagcttagaaaagcgatgactagggggggatatgatacaggtctataaaatcatgactgatgtggagaaagtaaagaaggaagtgttatttactcctcataatggaaggactaggggtcaccaaatgaaattaataggcagcatatttaaaacaaacaaaaggaagtatttcttcacagtcaatctgtggaactccttgccagaggatgttgtgaaggccaagactataacggggttcagaaaagaactagataagttcatggaggataggtccatcaatggctattagccaggatgggcagggatcgTGTCCCTaatttctgtttgccagaagtggggaatgggcaacaggggatggatcacttgatgattccctgttctgttcattccctctggggcacctggcattggccaccattggaagacaggatactggcctagatggaccatcggtctgacccagtatgtctgttcttatgttcttatgtactcacttaaaatttctctctttgtagttaataaacttgggtttttgtttttgacataatccagtgtgtttaaattggagtgtctgggaaactccatgggggggggagcaagttgtgtgcatattatttctattaaagaaataacAGACTTTATATAACTTGTGTGGTCCAGGAGAGAGCTGCGTAGTACAGGGGGGAAATCTAAGACTTGGTGTCACCCTGCCATATAGCTagggctggtgagagccagaatATAAGAACAACCCTAGTGGGTCAAACATCGTAAGTTTGGCCACCATGGAAAGAATTTTATATTGTAACAGAAACACCCAAGAAAAATTCTCAGAGatatgcaggggtgaaagtaacttaaaggacttaccggtactgccagagtcctgagcgggggcatggcctcaaccagaagaggcggggcctaaACCGGAAGAGGCGGGACTTTTCacgatttaaaggccctggggctccagctgtggctgggagccccagagcctttaaatcaccccggagctcccagctgcagaagcagctgggagccccagggctcaggggaaaattaaagggcccggggctctggccgctgaggggagcccctggccctttaaatccccacccatgcacggctgccggagccccggcagagctttaaagggcccagaaggcggtccagtccggcacggcatactggctcttgctggtacaccgTACCGGacctgcttactttcacctctggagataTGTGATTCTTTTCTAGAAATATCTGAATGATCCTATGAAATCCATGGTTCCCCCTCACCTCATTCTCTTGTCtacccatttccttccctttccaTCTGGATCCCCCTCTTCTGAATTTTGCTTCTAGTCTTtatctttttaaataatttttctttaactagtcggattttttttaaacaacatttgtttgtttgttagttgtgtaatacaaataattgatttatattttaatcaTTCATCTTATATGTAATTAAATGTTTAAAGTATAGCTAAGATTAGGTAGCAGATGGTTAATATATGAGAAGAAGTTGATGTATTATAACAAGTTTATGTATATTTTATAATGATTGTTTTTCTAtatatagattttaaaaattaaaaaaaagtaagcaggaaaaaaaaaagatggctgcCGATGTGACCTGCAACCGGAGTGATGTCATAGAGAAACTGATGACATCACTTCTTTATGACTTTACTAGGCTGGCTCATAGCTAAGGGAACTGATGATTGAACAGCTCCCAGCAAAACAAGTTTTTTGTGGAAGTAAAAAATGCGAATTTCTTAACAGATGGTGTTTGTTCAGCCTGCAGGCCAGCCAGCCTTCAAGGCAACGGATTATGGATTCTACTCAGAAAGGGTATAGTTTAGGTCAGCCAGCAGCAAAATTCCCCCGGAGCTCCTCACCCCAGCAAGGGGGAGGGCTCCTCCAAGGGATCCTGCTTCAACAAGGGAGTGCGCCCCCCCGAACCACCTCACTTCCGCAGGGGAGCGAGCGCTGCCAAGGCATCATGCTCCGACAAGCAAGTGCACCCCCTCGAAGCGCCTCACCCCAGCGGGGCAGCGAGATCCCCCGAAGCACCTCACCCCAGCGGGGCAGTGAGATTCCCCGAAGCGCCTCACCCCAGCGGGGCAGTGAGATTCCCCGAAGCGCCTCACCCCAGCGGGGCAGCGATATCCCCCGAAGCGCCTCACCCCAATGGGGCAGTGAGATTCCCCGAAGCGCCTCACCCCAGCGGGGCAGTGATATCCCCCGAAGCGCCTCACCCCAGCGGGGCAGCGAGATCCCCCGAAGCACCTCACCCCAGCGAGGCAGCGAGATTCCCCGAAGCGCCTCACCCCAACGGGGCAGTGAGATTCCCCGAAGCGCCTCGCCCCAGTGGGGCAGCGATATCCCCCGAGGCGCCTCGCCCCAGAGGGGCAGCGATATCCCCCGAGGCGCCTCGCCCCAGAGGGGCAGTGAAATCCCCCGAAGCGCCTTGCCCCAGAGGGGCAGTGAAATCCCCCGAGGCACTTCACCCCAACGGGGCAGCGAGATCCCTCGAAGCGCCTCGCCCCAGCGAGCAGGAGAACTCTCCCAAGGCATCCTGCTCCGACGAGAGAGTGAGCCTCCCCTAAGTGCTTCATCCCAGCGAGGAAATGAGCTCTGCCAGGGCATCCTGCTCCGAAGAGGGAGTGCCCCCCCCCGAACCGCCGCACCTCAGCGAGAGAGTGAGCTCTTGCGCAGTGTCTTCCCCCAGCAAGGGCATGATCTCCCACAAAGTGCCTCACTGCAGCGAGGGAGCGAGAGCCCCCGAAGCGCCTCCCCACAAACAGTAATGGAACTGAGAAGTGGCAAATGTTCGGTCCAGCCAGGGAAGTTGTCGGTGACAGCTAGCCACTTGCTGGTAACTGTGCAGCAGGGTCTCAGTGCCCAGAGGGTGGAACCACGCCAGAGAGCTAGCCACCTGCCAGAGACTGAACGGAACCATGGAACATCGACACCAGATGGCAGACACGTTCACAGGCCTCCTGCCCTCCCAAAGAGCGAATCCTTGCAGACAGGATCAATCCCCAGGAGCTCACCACGGCCAGAGGCTGCTTCAGCCAGCAACGAGACTCCTCAGCCACAGACCAAACGTGCTCGCAGAACCATCCTCAATCCAAAGGACCAATCGACCCAGACTGAACCCATCTATGCAGTCTCCTTTCCGCCAAGGACTGATGGGACCCACAGGGGCTCTCCCCATCCCGACGCCGAAGGGACCCGCAGGGGCTCTCCCCATCCCGACGCCGAAGGGACCCACAGGGGCTCTCCCCATCCTGACACTGAAGGGACCCACAGGGGCTCTCCCCATCTTGACACTGAAGTGACCCGCAGGGGATCTCCTCATCCCGATGCCGAAGGGACCCGCAGGGGCTCTCCCCATCCCGACGCCGAAGGGACCCGCAGGGGCTCTCCCCATCCCGACGCCGAAGGGACCCGCAGGGGCTCTCCCCATCCCGACGCCGAAGGGACCCGCAGGGGCTCTCCCCATCCCGACGCCGAAGGGACCCGCAGGGGCTCTCCCCATCCCGACGCCGAAGGGACCCGCAGGGGCTCTCCCCATCCCGACGCCGAAGGGACCCGCAGGGGCTCTCCCCATCCCGACACTGAAGGGACCCGCAGGGGCTCTCCCCATCCTGACACTGAAGGGACCCACAGGGGCTCTCCCCATCCCGACACCGAAGTGACCCACAGGGGCTCTATCCATCCAGAGAGTGAGTCAAGCTACAGGTGCGCACTGCACCATGAGATGGAATCGATTCGCAGGGGCTCACTCCATCCAGAGTCCAAAGTGACTCCCAGGACCTCAttccacccacagaccagttgcACTAGCGGCTATTTATCTGTCCCAAAGGATGCATCAACACAGACTGAACCCTTCCTTGGGGTTCCACTCCACTCAGAGACTGACTCAACCTGCAAGGGCTCACCCCAGGCTGCGAGTGCAGCCACCCACAGGGGCTCGCCCCTGCCACAGACTATATTAACCCCCAGGGATTTACCTCCTAGGGCCTTAGCCAAGTTTGGACCTGAATCAACGTGGTGGTCCTTACTCCAGCCAGACACCGGACAGCCAGATAGCCAGGCTCCCGCGTGGCCAGGGTCATCAGTGTCAGCGGCTGAGCCACTCTCTGCTGGAACTTTGCCTATGGAGACAGACGTGCTCTCAGATTGTGTATGTGAAGGCACAGATATCTCACGCAAAGACTTGGCCATGCCAGTGTTACCAGACAAGCAACTCATTGCTGTCCCATCGCATAAGGATGAGCCAGAGCATGCTGGGCCCAGCTatgaagcagtagacatgatcaAGCCAGCCAGAGAAAGAACAATTCCCAGGTTTAGTGCTTTCTTTGTGGGTATGTATAAACAATCTTGGACCATGAATTTACTGGGGCCTCTCAGAGTGAACATTGCAGGCTGGGACTGGTGTCCTGTCACTCTGCTATGACCACTTCAGGGCTGTACTCAATCCTGTGTCTATAGTAGCAGCTGTCACTGTGACTGCTTCACGCTGAGGCTGGATGGGATTGAGTGCGAAGCTCTTGGCTTGCTGTAAGAAACAACCTTAGGTATGTTCAATCCAGGGCCTCTTACTGGAAGCAGGGTCTCCATTGCTGCTTATAGCCACCCCGAATATGAGCCTGAAAGAGGCTTCACGGGGATGGAGCAGAAGGAATACACAGTCCTTGGAAAGCTCTGCAGGGCTTTTGCAGACCCTCCAGTGCATTGGGGGAGACTATGCATCCAAACATCAGGGGAGCAGAGCTCCCATGGAGGGAGCTATCACTAAGGGTCACTTTGGTGCAGAGGCTCTCAGGGAGGAACCTACCAGTATCTGGAAATATGTGGAGGGGAAGTCAAATGAAAGGAGACACTGAGTGTTCAGGACAGCAAGAAGGACAGGTTTGGAACTTCCTGTTAACTTCAGGTTCCATGCCAAGCAGACAGTCCTGGGTGCAGCACCTTCCCAGGGCACACATACGGGCGATAGGGGTCAGAATCGCAGACAATTCATGTGGGGTCTCAGACAGGGCAGTGTTTTGCTGCATTCTGCAgaatctagggcagtggttcccaaactttatgacagcatgaccccattttaataaattatttcctcccaggaccccagacaGCATGGAGGATGGCATTTTATGTCCTCGGCACAGTGTGACCTCGCACGTATGGTGCATGCGGGGTCAGGACACATGAGGGATGGCATCCTCCATGCATTTTTGACCTCGCACACACTGTGCACACAAGGTCACACTGAGCggagcaaaatggcatcctccgcaCACTAGGGATTGCAATGACCCCATCTGCTGATGGCTCAACCCCATTTAGGGGCTCGATCCAcagtttgagatccactgatctagagccagatcatcagctggtgtaaatctgtgacactatattgaagtcaatggatctggGCTGAATTCAGTGGGGTACATGGCTTAACACcagctgcagaaaaggacctgggggttacagtggatgagaagctggatatgagtcagcagtgtgcccttgttgccaagaaggctaacggcatattgggctgcattaataggagcattgccagcagatcaagggatgtgatcattcccctctatttggcactggtgaggccacatctggagtattgcatccagttttgcccccccgcacacacactacaagaagaatgtggaaaaattagagTCCAGCAgatggcaataaaaatgattacagggctggggcacatgacttatgaggagaggctgagggaactgggcttgtttagtttgcagaggagaagagtgaggagggatttgatatcagccttcaactacctgaaaaggggttccaaagaggatggttctagactgttctcagtggtagcagatgacagaacaaggagtaatggtctcaagttgcagtgggggaggtttaggttggatattaggaaaaactttttcactagtagggtggtgaagcactggaatgggttccctagggagatggtggaatcttcttccttagaagtttttaaggccttgTCACGGagggtgggggagtcagggccctgcaacccccacctcctgcgattcaccgtgactctcagccagccagtaaaacagaaggtttattagacgacaggaacacggtcccaagcagggcttgtaggtacaaccagaacCCCTCAGCCAGatccctctggggggcaaggatcttagaccccagactcaggttccctgcctcttcccagccagcccaaatcTGAAACCAAAAacctctccagcaggctctcttcctttgtccagtttcccgggcaaagggacttgccccacccccctcctggctcaggttacaggctcaggtaccgtccctcacctaaagtcatcccctgctctcccatgccccatgcagacagtcccagtaacactaaacgacattcccaggtcagtccACCCCGCTTCCTACTGCATCACAGGcctggcttgataaagccctggctgggatgatttagttgttgttggtcctgctttgagcagggggtgggactagatgacctcctgaggtctcttccaaacctgagagtctatgattcgATGAACCAGTAAGGCCACGCTCACCACACCAGAAGcagaggggcgggacaggaacaggaagtataaaaggcagaCCCTGAAGCTCAGTTGGGCTATAGCCACCAAGGGAGATGGACATGTTTGAGCTACCAGAGCTGCCAGACCAGCCAACActgagaagttgctgggattgcaGTGCATCCTGGGGAAATGGAGGATGACCCCAGGATTCAGGTACAtcccgaggggaggggaggaagtagCCCAAGGACAGCTGACGGTAGTAAAGCTGTGTTGCTGCCTGAAGACAGGTCAGCGTGTTGCGGGCAGATCCCCAATGACCCAGTGGTGGAACACTCTGCCACTgcgagggccctgggctgggacccagtggagttgggtgggcccaGGCCCCCctatcccctgccaccccatccctAGGTTAGTAGCCTCCCCAGCATGGGCCAGGAGACCTGTGTTGGTCTACTGTCTGCTGAGCTAGGATGTTAGACTGCTTTGGTGTCCAGTCCTGCTTGGGGCCTGGGCTCCTAGACTATtgactgctctgccctgccctgcctgagggccagtGCCTCAGGCTGTTTGGTGTCCCCCCAGGTCTGATGGCCCAGGCTCATAGACTATGCCCTGCTCTGCCTTGCATGAAGGTTTGAGCCCTCGCTTGTACAAATTGACATTCTAGGTGCATGACAGCAGAGAGGTGTGGCTGCCGTTGGAGATTGACAGTCGGGGACGGCCATGCATGGCTACACACTTACACAGCCAAATGTTTCCTTCCCTCCGCTCTATCCCATCACTACTAGTT
Proteins encoded:
- the SEPTIN4 gene encoding septin-4 isoform X1, with product MIEQLPAKQVFCGSKKCEFLNRWCLFSLQASQPSRQRIMDSTQKGYSLGQPAAKFPRSSSPQQGGGLLQGILLQQGSAPPRTTSLPQGSERCQGIMLRQASAPPRSASPQRGSEIPRSTSPQRGSEIPRSASPQRGSEIPRSASPQRGSDIPRSASPQWGSEIPRSASPQRGSDIPRSASPQRGSEIPRSTSPQRGSEIPRSASPQRGSEIPRSASPQWGSDIPRGASPQRGSDIPRGASPQRGSEIPRSALPQRGSEIPRGTSPQRGSEIPRSASPQRAGELSQGILLRRESEPPLSASSQRGNELCQGILLRRGSAPPRTAAPQRESELLRSVFPQQGHDLPQSASLQRGSESPRSASPQTVMELRSGKCSVQPGKLSVTASHLLVTVQQGLSAQRVEPRQRASHLPETERNHGTSTPDGRHVHRPPALPKSESLQTGSIPRSSPRPEAASASNETPQPQTKRARRTILNPKDQSTQTEPIYAVSFPPRTDGTRRGSPHPDAEGTRRGSPHPDAEGTRRGSPHPDAEGTRRGSPHPDAEGTRRGSPHPDAEGTRRGSPHPDAEGTRRGSPHPDTEGTRRGSPHPDTEGTHRGSPHPDTEVTHRGSIHPESESSYRCALHHEMESIRRGSLHPESKVTPRTSFHPQTSCTSGYLSVPKDASTQTEPFLGVPLHSETDSTCKGSPQAASAATHRGSPLPQTILTPRDLPPRALAKFGPESTWWSLLQPDTGQPDSQAPAWPGSSVSAAEPLSAGTLPMETDVLSDCVCEGTDISRKDLAMPVLPDKQLIAVPSHKDEPEHAGPSYEAVDMIKPARERTIPRFSAFFVDLTDEMYTDILWWLRDEEIKRFLKEDSEEAELAQFLKEFPSGESFRKVELEEGKRAPGQGPVDPGVFSSVAQPIADELLDEKELRPFSRPRPLDFQQHIAAPAPLSPSRPRSPWGKLDPYDSSEDDKEYVGFATLPNQVHRKSVKKGFDFTLMVAGESGLGKSTLVNSLFLTDMYRDRKLLSAEERITQTVEITKHVVDIEEKGVKLRLTIVDTPGFGDAVNNTECWKPVADYIDQQFEQYFRDESGLNRKNIQDNRVHCCLYFISPFGHGLRPLDVEFMRALHQRVNIVPILAKADTLTPSEVERKKSKIREEIERYGIRLYQFPECDSDEDEDFKLQDQALKESIPFAVIGSNMVVEAKGRRVRGRLYPWGIVEVENPAHCDFVKLRTMLVKTHMQDLKDVTRETHYENYRAQCIQSMTRMVVKERNRNKLTRESGTDFPIPAIPAVPDSETEKLIREKDEELRRMQEMLQKIQRQMKDAH
- the SEPTIN4 gene encoding septin-4 isoform X3; protein product: MIEQLPAKQVFCGSKKCEFLNRWCLFSLQASQPSRQRIMDSTQKGYSLGQPAAKFPRSSSPQQGGGLLQGILLQQGSAPPRTTSLPQGSERCQGIMLRQASAPPRSASPQRGSEIPRSTSPQRGSEIPRSASPQRGSEIPRSASPQRGSDIPRSASPQWGSEIPRSASPQRGSDIPRSASPQRGSEIPRSTSPQRGSEIPRSASPQRGSEIPRSASPQWGSDIPRGASPQRGSDIPRGASPQRGSEIPRSALPQRGSEIPRGTSPQRGSEIPRSASPQRAGELSQGILLRRESEPPLSASSQRGNELCQGILLRRGSAPPRTAAPQRESELLRSVFPQQGHDLPQSASLQRGSESPRSASPQTVMELRSGKCSVQPGKLSVTASHLLVTVQQGLSAQRVEPRQRASHLPETERNHGTSTPDGRHVHRPPALPKSESLQTGSIPRSSPRPEAASASNETPQPQTKRARRTILNPKDQSTQTEPIYAVSFPPRTDGTRRGSPHPDAEGTRRGSPHPDAEGTRRGSPHPDAEGTRRGSPHPDAEGTRRGSPHPDAEGTRRGSPHPDAEGTRRGSPHPDTEGTRRGSPHPDTEGTHRGSPHPDTEVTHRGSIHPESESSYRCALHHEMESIRRGSLHPESKVTPRTSFHPQTSCTSGYLSVPKDASTQTEPFLGVPLHSETDSTCKGSPQAASAATHRGSPLPQTILTPRDLPPRALAKFGPESTWWSLLQPDTGQPDSQAPAWPGSSVSAAEPLSAGTLPMETDVLSDCVCEGTDISRKDLAMPVLPDKQLIAVPSHKDEPEHAGPSYEAVDMIKPARERTIPRFSAFFVDLTDEMYTDILWWLRDEEIKRFLKEDSEEAELAQFLKEFPSGESFRKVELEEGKRAPGQGPVDPGVFSSVAQPIADELLDEKELRPFSRPRPLDFQQHIAAPAPLSPSRPRSPWGKLDPYDSSEDDKEYVGFATLPNQVHRKSVKKGFDFTLMVAGESGLGKSTLVNSLFLTDMYRDRKLLSAEERITQTVEITKHVVDIEEKGVKLRLTIVDTPGFGDAVNNTECWKPVADYIDQQFEQYFRDESGLNRKNIQDNRVHCCLYFISPFGHGLRPLDVEFMRALHQRVNIVPILAKADTLTPSEVERKKSKIREEIERYGIRLYQFPECDSDEDEDFKLQDQALKESIPFAVIGSNMVVEAKGRRVRGRLYPWGIVEVENPAHCDFVKLRTMLVKTHMQDLKDVTRETHYENYRAQCIQSMTRMVVKERNRNSSLRVRCFAVSPWGRRRESSTLGLCCSDCSME
- the SEPTIN4 gene encoding septin-4 isoform X2, whose amino-acid sequence is MIEQLPAKQVFCGSKKCEFLNRWCLFSLQASQPSRQRIMDSTQKGYSLGQPAAKFPRSSSPQQGGGLLQGILLQQGSAPPRTTSLPQGSERCQGIMLRQASAPPRSASPQRGSEIPRSTSPQRGSEIPRSASPQRGSEIPRSASPQRGSDIPRSASPQWGSEIPRSASPQRGSDIPRSASPQRGSEIPRSTSPQRGSEIPRSASPQRGSEIPRSASPQWGSDIPRGASPQRGSDIPRGASPQRGSEIPRSALPQRGSEIPRGTSPQRGSEIPRSASPQRAGELSQGILLRRESEPPLSASSQRGNELCQGILLRRGSAPPRTAAPQRESELLRSVFPQQGHDLPQSASLQRGSESPRSASPQTVMELRSGKCSVQPGKLSVTASHLLVTVQQGLSAQRVEPRQRASHLPETERNHGTSTPDGRHVHRPPALPKSESLQTGSIPRSSPRPEAASASNETPQPQTKRARRTILNPKDQSTQTEPIYAVSFPPRTDGTRRGSPHPDAEGTRRGSPHPDAEGTRRGSPHPDAEGTRRGSPHPDAEGTRRGSPHPDAEGTRRGSPHPDAEGTRRGSPHPDTEGTRRGSPHPDTEGTHRGSPHPDTEVTHRGSIHPESESSYRCALHHEMESIRRGSLHPESKVTPRTSFHPQTSCTSGYLSVPKDASTQTEPFLGVPLHSETDSTCKGSPQAASAATHRGSPLPQTILTPRDLPPRALAKFGPESTWWSLLQPDTGQPDSQAPAWPGSSVSAAEPLSAGTLPMETDVLSDCVCEGTDISRKDLAMPVLPDKQLIAVPSHKDEPEHAGPSYEAVDMIKPARERTIPRFSAFFVDLTDEMYTDILWWLRDEEIKRFLKEDSEEAELAQFLKEFPSGESFRKVELEEGKRAPGQGPVDPGVFSSVAQPIADELLDEKELRPFSRPRPLDFQQHIAAPAPLSPSRPRSPWGKLDPYDSSEDDKEYVGFATLPNQVHRKSVKKGFDFTLMVAGESGLGKSTLVNSLFLTDMYRDRKLLSAEERITQTVEITKHVVDIEEKGVKLRLTIVDTPGFGDAVNNTECWKPVADYIDQQFEQYFRDESGLNRKNIQDNRVHCCLYFISPFGHGLRPLDVEFMRALHQRVNIVPILAKADTLTPSEVERKKSKIREEIERYGIRLYQFPECDSDEDEDFKLQDQALKESIPFAVIGSNMVVEAKGRRVRGRLYPWGIVEVENPAHCDFVKLRTMLVKTHMQDLKDVTRETHYENYRAQCIQSMTRMVVKERNRNDESQLVSSCTLFCGIPLGKKARVLHLGTVLQRLLYGVTPLIPGIR
- the SEPTIN4 gene encoding septin-4 isoform X4 translates to MIEQLPAKQVFCGSKKCEFLNRWCLFSLQASQPSRQRIMDSTQKGYSLGQPAAKFPRSSSPQQGGGLLQGILLQQGSAPPRTTSLPQGSERCQGIMLRQASAPPRSASPQRGSEIPRSTSPQRGSEIPRSASPQRGSEIPRSASPQRGSDIPRSASPQWGSEIPRSASPQRGSDIPRSASPQRGSEIPRSTSPQRGSEIPRSASPQRGSEIPRSASPQWGSDIPRGASPQRGSDIPRGASPQRGSEIPRSALPQRGSEIPRGTSPQRGSEIPRSASPQRAGELSQGILLRRESEPPLSASSQRGNELCQGILLRRGSAPPRTAAPQRESELLRSVFPQQGHDLPQSASLQRGSESPRSASPQTVMELRSGKCSVQPGKLSVTASHLLVTVQQGLSAQRVEPRQRASHLPETERNHGTSTPDGRHVHRPPALPKSESLQTGSIPRSSPRPEAASASNETPQPQTKRARRTILNPKDQSTQTEPIYAVSFPPRTDGTRRGSPHPDAEGTRRGSPHPDAEGTRRGSPHPDAEGTRRGSPHPDAEGTRRGSPHPDAEGTRRGSPHPDAEGTRRGSPHPDTEGTRRGSPHPDTEGTHRGSPHPDTEVTHRGSIHPESESSYRCALHHEMESIRRGSLHPESKVTPRTSFHPQTSCTSGYLSVPKDASTQTEPFLGVPLHSETDSTCKGSPQAASAATHRGSPLPQTILTPRDLPPRALAKFGPESTWWSLLQPDTGQPDSQAPAWPGSSVSAAEPLSAGTLPMETDVLSDCVCEGTDISRKDLAMPVLPDKQLIAVPSHKDEPEHAGPSYEAVDMIKPARERTIPRFSAFFVDLTDEMYTDILWWLRDEEIKRFLKEDSEEAELAQFLKEFPSGESFRKVELEEGKRAPGQGPVDPGVFSSVAQPIADELLDEKELRPFSRPRPLDFQQHIAAPAPLSPSRPRSPWGKLDPYDSSEDDKEYVGFATLPNQVHRKSVKKGFDFTLMVAGESGLGKSTLVNSLFLTDMYRDRKLLSAEERITQTVEITKHVVDIEEKGVKLRLTIVDTPGFGDAVNNTECWKPVADYIDQQFEQYFRDESGLNRKNIQDNRVHCCLYFISPFGHGLRPLDVEFMRALHQRVNIVPILAKADTLTPSEVERKKSKIREEIERYGIRLYQFPECDSDEDEDFKLQDQALKESIPFAVIGSNMVVEAKGRRVRGRLYPWGIVEVENPAHCDFVKLRTMLVKTHMQDLKDVTRETHYENYRAQCIQSMTRMVVKERNRKRESSTLGLCCSDCSME